One Primulina huaijiensis isolate GDHJ02 chromosome 5, ASM1229523v2, whole genome shotgun sequence DNA segment encodes these proteins:
- the LOC140976667 gene encoding vacuolar protein sorting-associated protein 53 A-like gives MANTDKQRALDYINQMFPTEASLSGVEPLMQKIQSEIRRVDAEILAAVRQQSNSGSKAREELAAATHAVKELIGKIREIKTKAEQSETMVQEICRDIKKLDFAKKHITTTITALHRLTMLVSAVEQLQVMASKRQYKEAAAQLEAVNQLCGHFDSYRDVPKITELREKFKSIKQILKSHVFSDFSSLGTGKETEETHLLQQLSDACLVVDALEPSVREELVKNFCSRELISYQQIFEGAELAKLDKTERRYAWIKRRLRTNEEIWKVFPSSWHVPYLLCIQFCKLTRTQIVKILNNLKEKPDVGTILMALQRTLEFEEELAEKFGGGSRSRESERYNVEDKAESNNEIVSDIRKKYEKKLAAHHGSENEDQDGQKDISIPGAGFNFQGIISSCFEPYLTVYVELEEKTLMEHLEKLVQEETWETEEGSQTNILSSSMQVFLMIRRTLKRCSALTKKDTLFNLIKVFERILKAYATKLFAKLPKGGTGIVAAATGMDGQIKTSDRDERVICYIVNTAEYCHKTSGELAENVSKIVDPVFVDRIDMSEVQDEFSAVITKALITLVHGIETKFDAEMGAMTRVPWGTIESVGDQSEYVNNINTILTASIPVLGNLLSPIYFQFFLDKLASSLGPRFYLNIFKCKQISETGAQQMLLDTQAVKTILLDVPSLGKKTSVAAGYSKFVSREMSKAEALLKVILSPTDSVADTYCALLPEGSPSEFQRILDLKGLKRTDQQSILDDYNKRGAGTYQASIKTVIPSAPSTILAPVIANPIAPGIIPLKEEIVARAAALGRGAATTGIRRFLALTESTTKDRKDGAFRKLFIG, from the exons ATGGCAAATACGGACAAGCAGAGAGCTTTAGATTACATAAACCAGATGTTTCCCACAG AGGCATCTCTCTCTGGTGTTGAGCCACTTATGCAGAAAATACAGAGTGAAATCCGCAGAGTGGATGCTGAGATTTTAGCCGCTGTTCGTCAGCAG AGTAACTCAGGAAGCAAGGCCAGGGAGGAACTTGCTGCAGCCACTCATGCAGTTAAG GAACTCATTGGTAAAATTAGAGAAATAAAAACGAAAGCAGAGCAAAGTGAAACAATGGTTCAGGAAATTTGCCGTGACATTAAGAAACTTGACTTTGCAAAGAAGCATATAACTACCACAATTACTGCCCTTCATCGTCTTACTATGCTAG TCTCTGCCGTAGAACAACTTCAAGTCATGGCTTCCAAAAGGCAATACAAGGAGGCAGCTGCGCAGCTTGAG GCTGTCAATCAATTATGTGGTCACTTTGATTCTTACAGAGATGTTCCGAAGATTACAGAGCTTCGGGAGAAATTTAAGAGTATCAAACAAATACTAAAGTCACACGTGTTTTCAGATTTCTCCAG CTTAGGTACAGGTAAAGAGACAGAAGAAACTCATCTACTGCAGCAGCTATCTGATGCTTGTCTAGTCGTTGATGCTTTAGAACCATCGGTCAGGGAAGAGTTAGTAAAGAATTTTTGCAGCAGGGAGCTTATTTCATATCAACAAATTTTTGAGGGAGCTG AATTAGCAAAGCTGGATAAAACAGAAAGAAGGTATGCCTGGATCAAGCGTAGGCTGAGAACCAATGAAGAGATTTGGAAAGTTTTCCCATCTTCATGGCATGTTCCCTATCTGCTCTGCATCCAGTTCTGCAAATTGACAAG GACACAAATAGTGAAGATTCTCAATAATCTTAAAGAAAAGCCAGATGTAGGGACAATATTAATG GCATTGCAACGTACCCTTGAATTTGAGGAAGAGTTAGCAGAGAAATTCGGAGGTGGAAGTCGGAGTAGAGAATCAGAAAGATACAATGTGGAAGATAAGGCGGAAAGTAACAATGAGATTGTTTCGGACATTCGAAAGAAATATGAGAAAAAGCTTGCTGCACATCATGGAAGTGAGAATGAG GATCAAGATGGCCAAAAAGATATATCAATTCCTGGTGCTGGG TTCAATTTTCAAGGGATCATTTCTTCATGCTTTGAACCTTACTTGACGGTATATGTGGAACTGGAAGAGAAGACTCTTATGGAACATTTGGAGAAACTTGTACAG GAAGAAACTTGGGAAACTGAAGAGGGAAGCCAAACTAACATTTTATCTAGCAGCATGCAG GTCTTTTTGATGATAAGGAGGACTTTAAAGCGATGCAGTGCTTTGACAAAAAAAGACACTCTCTTTAATCTGATAAAG GTATTTGAAAGAATTCTTAAAGCATATGCAACAAAACTTTTTGCCAAACTCCCAAAGGGTGGTACAGGCATTGTAGCAGCTGCTACAGGAATGGATGGTCAAATAAAG ACATCTGACAGGGATGAACGTGTGATCTGTTATATAGTTAATACAGCTGAATATTGCCACAAAACG TCCGGGGAATTGGCCGAAAACGTGTCCAAAATAGTTGATCCTGTCTTTGTGGATAGGATTGATATGTCCGAAGTGCAG GATGAGTTTTCAGCGGTTATAACAAAAGCATTGATAACTCTTGTGCATGGTATAGAAACTAAATTTGATGCTGAAATGGGTGCAATGACACGTGTTCCTTGGGGCACAATTGAAAGTGTTGGTGACCAATCGGA GTATGTAAATAACATAAATACAATTCTGACTGCTAGCATCCCTGTACTTGGAAACCTTCTTTCTCCTATATATTTCCAATTCTTTCTTGATAAG CTTGCATCATCTCTTGGTCCACGCTTTTACCTCAACATATTCAAATGCAAACAAATATCAGAAACAGGAGCCCAACAA ATGTTGTTAGATACACAAGCTGTAAAAACCATTCTCTTAGATGTTCCTTCCCTTGGGAAAAAG ACATCTGTAGCTGCTGGCTACTCGAAATTCGTGAGTCGAGaaatgagcaaagctgaagctCTGCTAAAG GTTATATTGTCCCCAACTGACTCTGTGGCAGATACATATTGTGCATTATTGCCCGAGGGTTCCCCTTCGGAGTTCCAACGGATTCTGGACCTGAAG GGCCTCAAAAGGACTGATCAACAAAGCATCCTCGATGACTACAACAAACGTGGAGCCGGGACATATCAAGCATCTATAAAGACAGTCATCCCATCTGCGCCCAGCACCATTCTGGCACCCGTGATAGCTAATCCAATCGCACCTGGGATCATCCCACTAAAGGAAGAAATCGTGGCTAGAGCAGCTGCACTAGGGCGAGGTGCTGCCACAACAGGAATCCGCAGATTCTTAGCTTTAACTGAATCAACCACCAAAGATCGAAAAGATGGGGCATTCAGAAAGCTTTTCATCGGATAA